One window of Acidobacteriota bacterium genomic DNA carries:
- the tuf gene encoding elongation factor Tu, whose translation MAKEKFDRSKPHVNIGTIGHIDHGKTTLTSTITTILHARNPKSAVRTFDSIDNAPEERERGITIATAHVEYVTDKRHYAHVDCPGHADYIKNMITGAAQMDGAILVVAANDGPMPQTREHILLARQVGVPKIVVFLNKVDMVDDPELLELVELEVRDLLNKYKFPGDETPIIRGSALKAGQHGCGKDDCADCGAIVKLMNAVDEYIPIPVRALDKPFLMPVEDIFSISGRGTVVTGRIEQGKVKVDEEIEIIGVRDTQKKTVTGVEMFKKLLDEGLAGDNVGLLIRGTEREDVERGQVCAKPGSITPHTKFKAEVYILTKEEGGRHTPFFNGYRPQFYFRTTDVTGSATLPAGVEMVMPGDNTTLEITLITPIAMDRGLRFAIREGGRTVGAGTVTDIVE comes from the coding sequence ATGGCGAAGGAAAAGTTCGACCGGAGCAAGCCGCACGTCAACATCGGCACGATCGGCCACATCGACCACGGCAAGACCACGCTGACGTCGACGATCACGACGATCCTGCACGCCCGTAATCCGAAGAGCGCGGTGCGCACGTTCGACTCGATCGACAACGCTCCCGAAGAGCGCGAGCGCGGCATCACCATCGCGACCGCCCACGTGGAGTACGTGACCGACAAGCGCCACTACGCGCACGTCGACTGCCCGGGCCACGCCGACTACATCAAGAACATGATCACCGGCGCGGCGCAGATGGACGGCGCCATCCTCGTGGTCGCGGCGAACGACGGCCCGATGCCCCAGACGCGCGAGCACATCCTGCTCGCCCGCCAGGTCGGCGTGCCGAAGATCGTCGTCTTCCTGAACAAGGTCGACATGGTCGACGATCCCGAGCTGCTCGAGCTCGTCGAGCTCGAGGTGCGCGACCTCCTCAACAAGTACAAGTTCCCCGGCGACGAGACGCCCATCATCCGCGGCTCCGCGCTCAAGGCCGGCCAGCACGGCTGCGGCAAGGACGACTGCGCCGACTGCGGCGCCATCGTGAAGCTCATGAACGCGGTCGACGAGTACATCCCGATCCCCGTGCGCGCTCTCGACAAGCCGTTCCTGATGCCCGTCGAGGACATCTTCAGCATCTCCGGCCGGGGCACCGTCGTCACGGGCCGCATCGAGCAGGGGAAGGTGAAGGTCGACGAGGAGATCGAGATCATCGGCGTTCGCGACACGCAGAAGAAGACGGTGACCGGCGTCGAGATGTTCAAGAAGCTCCTCGACGAGGGACTCGCCGGCGACAACGTCGGGCTGCTCATCCGCGGCACGGAGCGCGAGGACGTCGAGCGCGGCCAGGTCTGCGCCAAGCCGGGGTCGATCACGCCGCACACCAAGTTCAAGGCCGAGGTCTACATCCTCACGAAGGAGGAGGGCGGCCGCCACACCCCGTTCTTCAACGGCTATCGTCCGCAGTTCTACTTCCGGACGACGGACGTCACGGGAAGCGCCACGCTGCCGGCCGGCGTCGAGATGGTCATGCCGGGCGACAACACGACGCTCGAGATCACGCTGATCACGCCCATCGCCATGGACCGCGGGCTCCGCTTCGCGATCCGCGAGGGGGGCCGGACGGTCGGCGCGGGCACGGTCACGGACATCGTCGAGTAG